One Parafrankia discariae DNA segment encodes these proteins:
- a CDS encoding helix-turn-helix transcriptional regulator, producing the protein MLSNPDGSPSGHPASGRLAVTMDTSAGVARPPGVAAPHRAPTTRHAPISATSAVGHPGARMRPGAVAAGLPGRAPVPARGPQVPRDLALGAAELRGVLRVVEDCERAASLPAFREAALDGMARHLGYRHSAFFLGSSPQSTFQDARPTGRGLALRMAGPFLERYRSLEVFNDPESLRLMWERGLVTLDEIGVPDRPEVRLRLERFLRAHGIHAKLLIRLAGSGGVGAVVSLLDPRPGAFGPRDRAVGAVLARHLGNLLRFYIRVNPGPAVTAKLSARERDVVRLVAEGQSNRQVAEALCISIDTVKHHLTHALVATGCSNRTQLALAWQREMGSMPAPGLPRP; encoded by the coding sequence ATGCTCAGCAATCCCGATGGTAGCCCCAGCGGCCATCCGGCCTCCGGCCGACTCGCCGTGACGATGGACACATCGGCGGGGGTTGCCCGGCCGCCCGGCGTGGCGGCCCCGCACCGGGCTCCCACGACGCGGCACGCGCCGATCTCGGCGACATCCGCGGTGGGCCACCCGGGCGCCCGGATGCGTCCCGGCGCGGTCGCGGCGGGGCTGCCCGGCCGCGCCCCCGTCCCGGCCCGCGGGCCGCAGGTGCCGCGGGATCTGGCGCTCGGCGCGGCGGAGCTGCGCGGCGTGCTCCGCGTCGTCGAGGACTGCGAACGGGCGGCGTCGCTGCCGGCGTTCCGTGAGGCGGCGCTCGACGGGATGGCCCGCCACCTCGGCTACCGCCACTCGGCGTTCTTCCTCGGCTCGTCCCCGCAGTCGACCTTCCAGGACGCCCGCCCGACCGGGCGCGGTCTCGCGCTGCGCATGGCCGGGCCCTTCCTGGAGCGCTACCGTAGCCTCGAGGTCTTCAACGACCCGGAGAGCCTGCGGCTGATGTGGGAGCGCGGCCTGGTCACACTCGACGAGATCGGGGTGCCCGACCGGCCCGAGGTCCGGCTGCGGCTGGAGCGCTTCCTGCGCGCCCACGGAATCCACGCGAAGCTGCTGATCAGGCTCGCCGGGTCCGGCGGTGTCGGCGCCGTCGTCTCCCTGCTGGACCCGCGGCCGGGTGCCTTCGGGCCGCGGGACCGCGCGGTGGGTGCCGTGCTCGCCCGCCATCTCGGCAACCTGCTGCGTTTCTACATCCGGGTGAACCCGGGTCCGGCCGTGACGGCGAAGCTCTCCGCCCGGGAGCGCGACGTCGTTCGCCTGGTGGCGGAAGGCCAGTCGAACCGGCAGGTGGCGGAGGCCCTCTGCATCAGCATCGACACCGTCAAGCATCACCTGACGCACGCGCTCGTGGCGACCGGTTGCTCCAACCGCACCCAGCTCGCGCTCGCCTGGCAGCGTGAGATGGGCTCGATGCCGGCGCCGGGACTGCCCCGTCCGTAG
- a CDS encoding LuxR family transcriptional regulator, producing the protein MPGFALPWNGVGEGARLGGADAVLRSRPRFQPSPADDLPVLGTRLVPPRPAAPHVARPRLLALFDEAVDRPLTVVCAPAGAGKTMALADWARSGRPAHPVVWLRVDPMLSLSQPGSSSSSLSSLPLARSTTRRPGPPVSLWAQILRGLIRDAGLPPGDQLVRLIAANARTCPERFRRELVNRLAELPAPAVLILDDAHLVRDPDDLAGLELLASEGEGRLRLVLAGRAPILRVHRLRAEGRVTEIGPAELAFTTAETAELLAAHGLRVPPGVAAQLRRATEGWAVGLRLAAASAVSTGTRGPADAAPDHDAERAGNAALPPELDPSRAARAAIAEFLHAEVLAEYPEPVRRFLLRTSVLERISAPLAHAVSAVAPASAPTSTQMPAQTSTQTSTQTSAHLLGELARTGGFLIRLLDGPAATAHHGGGDLPDGGDLPDGGLGGPFPAAVAALPDGRPEYRPTLEPAAGTTQEWYRFHRMFASMLRGVLGRDPQEDPRELDLRAALWFAANDHTPDAARHASRAGDWRYLACLLVDGPALVDVLFGRSPELGALVAGLPTTAAGLSAECDLVLAVGQLRDGRLEAGSVSLASARAQLPAAGSGPAAARRRTLVDRIDTVEAYRAELAGEPAAMITAARRLQRSGPAGDAPAAAAPRPGAATGPARASGGDPDDAAERAVIERAAAERAPSRPVRAPDERARALALCARGRGELWLGRLSVAAGLLREGAEVARRAGLDGVEVSCLGALALQYALRGRLRQGESQLRAVLGPTTGPPDAATGLPGGARHRERWGAPGLPEAYLAAVLVRLQRAEPAEADRWLGAARMTITPAHPAFLAEIAAVCAARLRLLDGSPDEVRSARRMLAVARTGPTPPLCVAARRAAEADLLVAAGNPEAARRLLLRDGDRAATDPQIQLALARCALACADVPVAEEALGPLLRAGDGGAGLVAACVLGAVAAARRDDHARAGGLLARAVALAADEGMVAPFLDAGPEALAMVLAHPGLADAHPAFVAVLTRSESSRSSGPRPVAARSRFMAPRPTTPSRAVGPDVVVPAPAAPTSQRSWTAVPAAGARPPGGVGPGGGVGGPSRGSSGGGVVGGGAGGAGELGGADGADGASGLGGAGGLGSPRGPWRAEGGGGGDAGGARRRGAAGGGPAGGGPRPGGGGHLPEPAERLSERELAVLSYLPTMLTTAEIAAEMYVSVNTVKTHLKSIYRKLDVARRRDAVHRARALHLL; encoded by the coding sequence ATGCCCGGTTTCGCCCTGCCCTGGAACGGGGTCGGCGAGGGCGCCCGGCTCGGAGGAGCCGACGCCGTCCTCCGGTCACGGCCCCGTTTCCAGCCGTCGCCGGCCGACGACCTGCCTGTACTGGGGACGAGGCTGGTCCCGCCACGCCCGGCCGCTCCGCATGTCGCCCGGCCGCGGCTGCTGGCGCTGTTCGACGAGGCCGTCGACCGGCCGCTGACCGTGGTGTGCGCGCCGGCCGGCGCCGGCAAGACGATGGCGCTCGCCGACTGGGCGCGCTCGGGCCGGCCCGCCCACCCGGTGGTCTGGCTGCGCGTCGACCCGATGCTGTCGCTGTCACAGCCGGGATCGTCCTCGTCCTCGCTGTCGTCGTTGCCGTTGGCGCGGAGCACGACGCGGCGGCCCGGCCCGCCCGTGTCACTGTGGGCGCAGATCCTGCGCGGTCTCATCCGGGACGCCGGCCTGCCCCCCGGGGACCAGCTGGTGCGCCTGATCGCCGCGAACGCCCGGACCTGTCCGGAGCGCTTCCGGCGGGAGCTGGTCAACCGGCTCGCCGAACTGCCGGCCCCGGCGGTGCTGATCCTCGACGACGCGCACCTCGTCCGGGATCCCGACGACCTCGCCGGGCTCGAACTGCTCGCGAGCGAGGGCGAGGGCCGGCTGCGCCTCGTTCTGGCCGGCCGGGCGCCGATCCTGCGGGTGCACCGCCTGCGTGCCGAGGGCAGGGTCACCGAGATCGGCCCGGCGGAGCTGGCCTTCACCACAGCGGAGACCGCGGAGCTGCTCGCCGCCCACGGCCTGCGCGTCCCGCCCGGCGTGGCTGCCCAGCTGCGGCGGGCCACCGAGGGGTGGGCGGTCGGCCTGCGGCTGGCCGCGGCGAGCGCGGTCTCGACCGGAACCCGCGGGCCGGCCGACGCGGCCCCGGACCACGACGCCGAGCGCGCGGGGAACGCCGCGCTGCCGCCCGAGCTCGACCCGTCCCGCGCGGCGCGGGCGGCCATCGCCGAGTTCCTCCACGCCGAGGTGCTGGCGGAGTACCCGGAACCCGTCCGGCGTTTCCTGCTCCGGACGAGCGTGCTGGAGCGGATCAGCGCCCCGCTCGCCCACGCCGTCTCCGCGGTGGCGCCCGCGTCCGCGCCGACGTCGACCCAGATGCCCGCCCAGACGTCGACCCAGACGTCGACCCAGACGTCCGCGCACCTGCTCGGCGAGCTCGCGCGCACGGGCGGCTTCCTGATCCGGCTGCTGGACGGGCCCGCCGCGACAGCTCACCACGGCGGCGGCGACCTCCCGGACGGCGGCGACCTCCCGGACGGCGGGCTGGGCGGTCCGTTCCCGGCGGCCGTCGCCGCGCTGCCGGACGGTCGCCCGGAGTACCGCCCCACCCTGGAGCCCGCGGCCGGGACCACGCAGGAGTGGTACCGGTTCCACCGGATGTTCGCGTCGATGCTGCGCGGGGTGCTCGGGCGCGACCCGCAGGAGGATCCCCGCGAGCTCGACCTCCGCGCAGCTCTCTGGTTCGCCGCGAACGACCACACCCCCGACGCCGCCCGCCACGCGTCGCGGGCCGGTGACTGGCGGTACCTCGCCTGCCTGCTCGTCGACGGCCCGGCACTGGTGGACGTCCTGTTCGGACGTTCGCCCGAGCTCGGTGCCCTCGTCGCCGGGCTGCCCACCACGGCGGCGGGGCTGTCAGCCGAGTGTGATCTCGTCCTGGCCGTCGGGCAGCTGCGCGACGGCCGGCTGGAGGCCGGTTCGGTCAGCCTGGCCTCGGCGCGGGCGCAGCTGCCCGCGGCCGGTTCGGGCCCGGCGGCCGCCCGCCGCCGGACGCTCGTCGACCGCATCGACACCGTGGAGGCGTACCGGGCCGAGCTCGCCGGGGAGCCCGCGGCGATGATCACCGCGGCCCGGCGGCTGCAACGTTCCGGGCCCGCTGGCGACGCGCCCGCCGCGGCGGCGCCACGGCCGGGAGCCGCCACCGGACCGGCGCGGGCGTCCGGGGGTGATCCGGACGACGCGGCGGAGCGGGCCGTGATCGAGCGGGCCGCGGCTGAGCGGGCGCCGTCGCGGCCCGTGCGGGCGCCCGACGAGCGGGCACGCGCGCTGGCGTTGTGCGCGCGGGGCCGGGGGGAGCTGTGGCTCGGCCGGTTGTCCGTGGCCGCCGGCCTGCTGCGCGAGGGCGCCGAGGTGGCCCGGCGGGCCGGGCTCGACGGCGTCGAGGTTTCCTGCCTGGGGGCCCTCGCGCTCCAGTACGCGCTGCGCGGTCGGCTGCGCCAGGGGGAGAGCCAGTTGCGCGCGGTGCTCGGCCCGACGACCGGTCCGCCCGACGCGGCGACCGGCCTCCCGGGCGGGGCGCGTCATCGCGAGCGGTGGGGCGCCCCCGGACTCCCCGAGGCGTACCTGGCCGCTGTGCTGGTCCGTCTGCAGCGTGCGGAGCCGGCCGAGGCGGACCGGTGGCTGGGCGCGGCGCGCATGACGATCACGCCGGCCCACCCCGCGTTCCTCGCCGAGATCGCGGCGGTCTGCGCCGCGCGGCTGCGGCTGCTCGACGGATCACCCGACGAGGTGCGTTCGGCCCGGCGGATGCTGGCCGTCGCCAGGACCGGCCCGACGCCGCCGCTGTGTGTGGCGGCCCGGCGGGCGGCCGAGGCGGACCTGCTCGTCGCCGCCGGCAACCCGGAGGCGGCCCGCCGGCTGCTGCTGCGCGACGGCGATCGGGCGGCCACCGACCCGCAGATTCAGCTCGCGCTGGCGCGTTGCGCCCTGGCCTGCGCCGACGTGCCCGTGGCTGAGGAGGCGCTCGGCCCGCTGCTGCGGGCCGGCGACGGCGGTGCGGGACTCGTCGCGGCGTGCGTGCTCGGCGCGGTCGCGGCCGCCCGGCGCGACGACCACGCCCGCGCCGGTGGCCTGCTCGCCCGGGCGGTGGCGCTCGCCGCCGACGAGGGCATGGTGGCACCGTTCCTCGACGCGGGGCCGGAGGCGTTGGCGATGGTGCTCGCCCATCCCGGGCTGGCCGACGCCCATCCCGCCTTCGTCGCCGTCCTCACCCGGTCGGAGTCGTCCCGATCGTCCGGGCCGCGGCCGGTGGCCGCCCGGTCGCGGTTCATGGCGCCGCGGCCCACGACGCCGTCCCGGGCGGTCGGGCCTGATGTCGTCGTGCCGGCACCGGCCGCGCCGACGTCGCAGCGGTCGTGGACCGCGGTGCCGGCGGCCGGGGCCAGGCCGCCCGGCGGCGTCGGGCCTGGCGGCGGCGTCGGCGGGCCCAGCCGCGGCAGCAGCGGTGGCGGCGTCGTCGGTGGCGGTGCGGGTGGTGCGGGCGAGCTGGGTGGTGCGGATGGTGCGGATGGTGCGAGCGGGCTGGGTGGTGCGGGTGGGCTCGGGTCGCCCCGCGGGCCGTGGCGCGCCGAGGGCGGGGGCGGGGGCGACGCCGGGGGCGCCCGGCGTCGGGGTGCCGCCGGGGGCGGTCCGGCGGGCGGGGGGCCGCGCCCGGGCGGTGGGGGGCATCTGCCGGAGCCGGCCGAACGGCTCAGCGAGCGTGAGCTCGCGGTGCTCAGCTACCTGCCCACGATGCTCACCACCGCGGAGATCGCGGCCGAGATGTACGTGTCGGTGAACACCGTCAAGACGCACCTCAAGAGCATCTACCGCAAGCTGGACGTCGCCAGGCGCCGGGACGCCGTCCACCGGGCGCGTGCCCTTCACCTGCTGTGA
- a CDS encoding potassium channel family protein: MGAIAAAILAGCLTAFYALPVYGGGTGRWLPLRVGLFVLALIVTGCLLARQVVSTRHVSVPRARAQWLFAGICVTVVLFATAYYALAVGASAQISGIRTKTDALYFAVTVLTTVGFGDVHATGQAARGVVTVQMAFDVLFVATAGSALRASSSARRAARAS, translated from the coding sequence ATGGGTGCGATCGCGGCGGCGATCCTGGCCGGGTGCCTGACGGCGTTCTACGCCCTGCCCGTCTACGGCGGCGGCACTGGGCGGTGGCTCCCGCTCCGGGTGGGGCTGTTCGTCCTCGCCCTGATCGTGACCGGGTGCCTGCTCGCCCGGCAGGTGGTCTCCACCCGGCACGTCTCCGTCCCGCGGGCCCGCGCGCAGTGGTTGTTCGCCGGCATCTGCGTGACCGTGGTCCTGTTCGCCACCGCCTACTACGCGCTGGCGGTGGGTGCGTCCGCCCAGATCTCCGGTATCCGGACGAAGACCGACGCGCTCTACTTCGCCGTCACCGTGCTGACCACGGTCGGCTTCGGGGATGTGCACGCCACGGGGCAGGCCGCCCGGGGTGTCGTCACCGTCCAGATGGCGTTCGACGTCCTCTTCGTGGCGACCGCGGGCTCGGCGCTGCGCGCGTCGAGTTCGGCCCGACGAGCCGCGCGCGCGTCCTGA
- a CDS encoding DUF4193 family protein yields MARDFDARRSTDVEEDELQEQSLETLKAQRAGAAADLGDDMDALEAELDLPDAEVRDEELALRVLPRQADEFTCTSCFLVQHRSQLADPRRVVCSDCAA; encoded by the coding sequence ATGGCTCGTGACTTCGACGCTCGGCGAAGTACGGATGTCGAGGAGGACGAGCTCCAGGAGCAGAGCCTGGAGACGCTCAAGGCACAGCGCGCCGGAGCGGCGGCTGACCTCGGCGACGACATGGACGCGCTCGAGGCGGAGCTTGACCTGCCCGACGCCGAGGTCAGGGACGAAGAGCTCGCGCTGCGGGTGCTGCCCCGGCAGGCGGACGAGTTCACCTGCACGAGCTGCTTCCTGGTGCAGCACCGCAGCCAGCTGGCCGACCCACGCCGGGTGGTGTGCTCGGACTGCGCCGCCTGA
- a CDS encoding GroES family chaperonin — protein sequence MSVVSGDVNGVGGAAGIDMSGGSLPIRLLHDRVLVRPREDSADRRSKAGIVIPATAQMGKRLAWADVVAIGTAVRTIQVADRVLYDPEDRAEVELHSTTYILMRERDVHAVAAERLDDGLTGLYL from the coding sequence GTGAGCGTAGTTTCCGGCGATGTCAACGGTGTCGGGGGCGCTGCCGGCATCGACATGTCCGGTGGTTCGCTGCCCATCCGGCTCCTTCATGATCGGGTTTTGGTGCGGCCGCGGGAGGATTCCGCGGACCGGCGTTCGAAGGCCGGCATCGTGATCCCGGCCACCGCGCAGATGGGCAAGCGGCTGGCGTGGGCCGACGTGGTGGCCATCGGCACGGCGGTGCGCACGATCCAGGTGGCCGACCGGGTGCTCTACGACCCGGAGGACCGCGCCGAGGTCGAGCTGCACTCGACCACCTACATCCTCATGCGCGAGCGTGACGTGCACGCCGTGGCGGCCGAGCGGCTCGACGACGGGCTGACCGGCCTCTACCTCTGA